In Arcobacter sp. LA11, one DNA window encodes the following:
- a CDS encoding MoxR family ATPase, producing MANNRIEEIKHELSKVIIGQEDMIDALLIGLLTNGHILLEGVPGLAKTTTVKTLANVIDLQFKRVQFTPDLLPSDIIGAQIYDMKTGEFKIKKGPIFTNLLLADEINRAPAKVQSALLEVMQERQVTIADDSFAVEPPFLVLATQNPIEQEGAYSLPEAQLDRFMFKIVVGYNTKQEEYEIAKKVTSNEILELNKIIDKNILRDLKKEVVDVHIDKELEEYIVDIVCATREPENYGLEEIKDYIQFGASPRATIDMFKAVKAMAFIRGNNYVSPIDIALVIKNVLRHRIILTYEAEAIDINVDSLIQKIIETIDIP from the coding sequence ATGGCAAATAATAGAATTGAAGAAATTAAACATGAATTATCAAAAGTAATCATAGGTCAAGAGGATATGATTGATGCTTTATTAATAGGATTATTAACAAATGGTCATATATTACTAGAGGGTGTTCCAGGACTTGCAAAAACAACTACAGTAAAAACATTAGCAAATGTTATTGATTTACAATTTAAACGTGTACAGTTTACTCCTGATCTTTTACCTAGTGATATTATAGGTGCGCAAATTTATGATATGAAAACTGGCGAATTTAAAATCAAAAAAGGACCAATTTTTACAAACCTTCTACTTGCAGATGAAATAAATAGAGCGCCAGCAAAAGTTCAATCTGCACTTCTTGAAGTAATGCAAGAAAGACAAGTAACTATTGCAGATGATTCCTTTGCAGTGGAGCCTCCATTTTTAGTACTTGCAACACAAAATCCAATTGAACAAGAAGGAGCATATTCTCTTCCTGAAGCCCAACTTGATAGATTTATGTTTAAAATTGTTGTTGGATATAACACAAAACAAGAAGAGTATGAAATTGCTAAAAAAGTTACTTCAAATGAAATATTAGAACTAAATAAAATTATAGATAAGAATATTTTAAGAGACTTAAAAAAAGAAGTTGTTGATGTTCATATTGATAAAGAACTTGAAGAATATATAGTTGATATCGTATGTGCAACAAGAGAACCTGAAAATTATGGTTTAGAAGAAATTAAAGACTATATCCAGTTTGGAGCAAGTCCAAGAGCAACAATTGATATGTTTAAAGCAGTAAAAGCAATGGCATTTATAAGAGGGAATAATTATGTAAGCCCTATTGATATTGCATTAGTTATAAAAAATGTATTAAGACATAGAATCATACTTACATATGAAGCAGAAGCTATAGATATAAATGTGGATTCTTTAATTCAAAAAATTATTGAGACTATAGATATCCCATAG